The Caldisericia bacterium DNA segment TATGTTATGCCTTGCACAAAAACTCCCTCTTCGTTCAACCTATCAGCCATTTTGCTTGTTTTCTTCTCATCTCCAATTATAACTGGTGTTATGGGTGTTTGACTGTGTCCTATATCAAAACCTGCATTTTTAAGTTTCTCCTTTATATACTTTGAGTTTTCCCATAGTTTCTTTACAAGTTCATCACTTCTTGTAAGAATATCCACTGCTTCAATTAGTGCTGCTGTATCTGCTGGAGTGATGGATGTGCTGAAGAGAAAAGGTCTTGCCCTCTGTTTCATGTATTCAATGAGAATCTTTGAACCGGCTACATAACCTCCTATAACTCCAAAAGCTTTGGATAGAGTTCCAACATCAATATCAACCTTTCCCTCAAGATGAAAGTAATTTAATATTCCTCTTCCCCCTTCTCCAAGTACGCCCTCTCCATGCGCATCATCAACCATGGTTATCGCATTGTATTTCTCTGCGAGTTCCACTATTTCAGGCAGTGGAGCGATATCTCCATCCATGCTAAACACACCATCTGTAACTATAAGTTTTCTTCCTTTGTGGTCTTTATACTCTTCAAGTTTGTTTTTTAAGTCATCCATGTCTATGTGTTTATACCTTACTATCTCTGCCTTACTCAATCTACATCCATCAATGATTGATGCATGGTTGAGTTCATCGCTGAATATTAAATCTCCCTCTCCAACAATTAGAGGAATTGTAGCCATGTTTGCAAGTATTCCAGATTGAAGGAGAATTACTGCCTCTGCTCCTTTAAATTCAGCAAGTTTCTTTTCAAGTTCTATGTGGAGTAAATTTGTTCCTGCTATTGTTCTTACAGCGCCTGATCCTACTCCAAATTTATCAATGGCTTCTTTAGCCTTCTCTTTCAATTCCCTTTTGCTTATGAGACCAAGGTAGTTGTTGGAAGAGAGGTTTAGCATCTTTCTTCCATTTATAGTTACCCATGCTCCCTGCTCACTCTCAAGCACCCTTATCTTTGTGTACATACCCTTTTCCTTTAGTTCCTCAATCTTTTCTTTTAAAAAGTCAAGTTTTTCCATACTTCCCTCCTTAAGGAATTAAAATTACTTTTCCAGATTCTTTATTT contains these protein-coding regions:
- a CDS encoding glycine C-acetyltransferase, with amino-acid sequence MEKLDFLKEKIEELKEKGMYTKIRVLESEQGAWVTINGRKMLNLSSNNYLGLISKRELKEKAKEAIDKFGVGSGAVRTIAGTNLLHIELEKKLAEFKGAEAVILLQSGILANMATIPLIVGEGDLIFSDELNHASIIDGCRLSKAEIVRYKHIDMDDLKNKLEEYKDHKGRKLIVTDGVFSMDGDIAPLPEIVELAEKYNAITMVDDAHGEGVLGEGGRGILNYFHLEGKVDIDVGTLSKAFGVIGGYVAGSKILIEYMKQRARPFLFSTSITPADTAALIEAVDILTRSDELVKKLWENSKYIKEKLKNAGFDIGHSQTPITPVIIGDEKKTSKMADRLNEEGVFVQGITYPTVPLGKARIRVMVSAIHSKEDLDFGIEKFIKIGKEVGVI